Genomic DNA from Niabella ginsenosidivorans:
TCAAGGTAAAGAAGCTGCAGCTTTCTGAATCAATCCCGGATTTATTCTGCTACAGTCGGCCCGATGTGGCAGAAAACTATTCACTTTTCACTATTAACTATTCACCAAGCTACTTCCTGCTGTAATTCGGTGCTTCTTTTGTAACATCCACATCATGCGGATGGCTTTCATTCATGCCCGCATTGGTGATCTTTACAAATTTAGCCTGCTGCAGTTCCTGTATATTTTTGGCACCGCAGTACCCCATGCCTGCACGTAAGCCGCCTGTATACTGATAAATAACCTCTTTTAAAGTACCTTTATAGGCTACACGGCCTTCAATGCCTTCGGGTACAAATTTCTTTACATCATCTTCCGGATCCTGGAAATAGCGGTCGCTGCTTCCCCTGGCCATAGCACCTAAAGAGCCCATACCCCGGTAGGCCTTAAACTTACGGCCTTCAAAAATGATGGTTTCACCGGGACTTTCCTCCGTACCTGCAAATATGCTGCCCATCATGGCACAGTCTGCACCGGCTGCCAGTGCCTTTACCAGGTCTCCGGTATAACGGATACCTCCGTCTGCTATAATTGGAATACCTTTTTTCTTTAACCCGGAAGCCGCTTCCATAATAGCTGTAAGCTGTGGCATACCGGCACCTGCTACAATACGGGTGGTACAAATGGATCCCGGTCCTATACCGATCTTCACGGCGTCTGCTCCGGCGTCCGCCATTGCCAGCGCTCCTTCCGCAGTGCCTACATTACCTGCCACTACATTTAATTTTCTGAAATTCTTTTTTACCTTTTTTAATGCATCCAGCACACCTTTGGTATGGCCATGCGCACTGTCCAGCACCACCACATCCACACCTACCTGCTGCAGGGCCGCGATACGATCCAGCACATCCCCGGTAATGCCTACGCCGGCACCTACCAGTAATCTTCCGAAAGAATCTTTAATGGCATTCGGAAAAGAGGTTACCTGCAGGATATCGCGGTAAGTGATCAACCCGATCAGCTTTCCCTGCTTATCTACCACGGGTAATTTTTCTACCTTATACTGGCGTAAAATGGTTTTTGCTTTTTTAAGATCCGTTCCTTCAGGTGCCGTGATCAGGTTCGTACTGGTCATTACTTCACTTATCTTACGTGCGGGGTTGTCTTCAAACCGCAGGTCACGGTTGGTTAAAATACCTTTCAGCTTTTTATTTTTGTCAACCACCGGTATTCCTCCTATTTTATTTTCAGCCATCAGTTTCAAAGCATCACCAATAGTAGCATCTTCCAGCAAAACAATAGGGTCCAGTATCAGCCCGCTTTCACTTCGTTTTACTTTACGCACCTGTTCTGCCTGCTTTTCAATGCTCATGTTCTTATGCAGAATGCCCAGTCCGCCTTCACGCGCAATAGCCGTAGCCAGCGCAGCTTCAGTAACCGTGTCCATCGCTGCCGACAGAATAGGTATATTCAAAGTAATATCTTTTGTAAGTTTAGTGCGGATGTCTACCTCACGCGGTAATACCTGGCTGTAAGCCGGTACCAGTAATACATCATCAAATGTTAAGCCTTCAAAGGCGATCTTGGAATTATTTGCAGTAGCTGCAGAAGATTTTCTTGTTGCCATGTGCAAAGGTAAGGGAAAATGAAATTATGAAAAGTGAATTGTATATTATGAATTTGTACGATTTACAAATAGGTTACAAAAACAAATGAGTGTTTGTGATTTTATTGCATTGCAATAATAGCGTATCTTCCCAATCTTTTTTAGTTATACTTTTGCATACTAAATCAATAAGATACTCATCATGTCAAAAAACAATAATTATAAAAAGCTTGGGCCTACCGTCATTTTTATTTTTGGCGGAAGTGGCGATCTGAACCAGCGCAAATTAACTCCGGCATTGTATAACCTGTGGCTGGATGGCCTGA
This window encodes:
- the guaB gene encoding IMP dehydrogenase gives rise to the protein MATRKSSAATANNSKIAFEGLTFDDVLLVPAYSQVLPREVDIRTKLTKDITLNIPILSAAMDTVTEAALATAIAREGGLGILHKNMSIEKQAEQVRKVKRSESGLILDPIVLLEDATIGDALKLMAENKIGGIPVVDKNKKLKGILTNRDLRFEDNPARKISEVMTSTNLITAPEGTDLKKAKTILRQYKVEKLPVVDKQGKLIGLITYRDILQVTSFPNAIKDSFGRLLVGAGVGITGDVLDRIAALQQVGVDVVVLDSAHGHTKGVLDALKKVKKNFRKLNVVAGNVGTAEGALAMADAGADAVKIGIGPGSICTTRIVAGAGMPQLTAIMEAASGLKKKGIPIIADGGIRYTGDLVKALAAGADCAMMGSIFAGTEESPGETIIFEGRKFKAYRGMGSLGAMARGSSDRYFQDPEDDVKKFVPEGIEGRVAYKGTLKEVIYQYTGGLRAGMGYCGAKNIQELQQAKFVKITNAGMNESHPHDVDVTKEAPNYSRK